In Psychrobacter ciconiae, the following are encoded in one genomic region:
- a CDS encoding class I SAM-dependent methyltransferase produces MTPDFWQKAWKNSQTDFSQKTPNPKLIKYFKALNTPKDGRFFVPLCGKSVDMLWFIDQGFDVVGVELSKIAVRQFFTENNLQATILPHPTNPRLACYQAKIHERLLNIWVGDIFELSAIDVGQIDAIYDRGALVALPDSTPDYLRSKYTQQLIAISCCANQLVISFSYDGKSQRGSNYKNLPPFLVTRTQLEGYYAKDYQITLVAKEQVDYVSTAGDSGYRLVYTLIKKQLKPRLNM; encoded by the coding sequence ATGACTCCCGATTTTTGGCAAAAAGCTTGGAAAAATAGCCAAACAGACTTCTCGCAAAAAACACCTAATCCCAAGCTCATCAAATATTTTAAAGCATTAAATACGCCTAAAGACGGTCGCTTTTTTGTCCCGTTATGCGGTAAAAGCGTTGATATGCTTTGGTTTATCGACCAAGGCTTTGACGTTGTCGGCGTTGAATTGTCAAAGATTGCCGTAAGGCAGTTTTTTACTGAAAACAATCTGCAAGCTACCATTTTACCGCATCCAACCAACCCTCGCCTAGCCTGCTATCAGGCGAAGATTCACGAGCGCTTACTTAACATTTGGGTTGGCGATATTTTCGAATTAAGCGCTATTGATGTAGGGCAAATCGATGCAATTTATGATCGCGGGGCGTTAGTGGCGCTTCCAGATAGCACGCCTGACTACCTTAGGTCAAAATATACCCAGCAGCTTATAGCGATAAGCTGTTGTGCTAACCAATTAGTGATCTCTTTTTCTTATGATGGCAAAAGCCAGCGCGGCAGTAATTATAAAAATCTGCCCCCTTTTTTGGTCACACGCACTCAGCTTGAAGGCTATTATGCCAAGGATTACCAGATAACTTTAGTCGCCAAAGAGCAAGTGGATTATGTGTCAACCGCGGGCGACTCAGGATATCGTTTGGTTTATACGCTAATTAAAAAACAACTCAAACCCCGCCTGAACATGTGA
- the rluF gene encoding 23S rRNA pseudouridine(2604) synthase RluF, with protein MMNPSSTRLNKYISESGICSRRDADRFIEQGNVFINGKRAQVGAQVFAGDTVKVNGQLIEPRGEDNFVFIVLNKPVGIVSTTEKAEKNNIVDFVRHGVRIFPIGRLDKDSQGLIFLTNNGDLVNKVLRAGNNHEKDYVVTVNKPITESFINGMAGGVPILGTMTKKCPVTKLSTNVFNITLVQGLNRQIRRMCEHFGYDVVKLERTRIMNVGIKGLAIGEWRDLTPKELSVLLKAVEGSSSEARSPTKKSRNTPRKKPHSDAPPSKNHSKPSKQGSRKPKGSTGKTGRGFGDSKRPAGKARRPAKGRGSSRS; from the coding sequence ATGATGAATCCTTCCTCGACGCGATTAAACAAATACATCAGCGAAAGTGGGATTTGCTCAAGGCGTGACGCTGACCGCTTTATTGAGCAAGGCAATGTGTTCATCAATGGCAAGCGGGCGCAAGTGGGTGCGCAAGTATTCGCAGGCGATACGGTCAAGGTCAACGGTCAGCTGATTGAGCCGCGCGGCGAGGACAACTTCGTGTTTATTGTCTTAAATAAACCCGTTGGCATCGTGAGCACCACCGAAAAAGCTGAAAAAAACAACATTGTTGATTTTGTCAGACATGGGGTGCGTATTTTCCCGATTGGTCGCTTGGATAAAGACTCGCAAGGATTAATCTTTTTAACCAACAACGGCGATTTGGTCAATAAGGTCTTACGCGCCGGCAATAACCACGAAAAAGACTATGTGGTGACCGTCAATAAGCCCATTACGGAAAGTTTTATTAACGGTATGGCAGGCGGCGTTCCGATTTTAGGAACGATGACCAAAAAATGCCCCGTGACTAAGCTATCGACTAACGTGTTTAACATCACCTTAGTTCAGGGGCTAAACCGTCAAATCCGCCGGATGTGTGAGCATTTTGGCTATGACGTGGTCAAACTTGAGCGAACGCGGATTATGAATGTGGGGATTAAAGGTCTTGCGATTGGCGAATGGCGCGATTTGACCCCAAAGGAGCTGTCCGTTTTATTAAAAGCTGTCGAAGGTTCATCATCAGAAGCTCGCAGTCCGACTAAAAAATCACGAAATACGCCTAGAAAAAAACCGCACTCGGATGCACCACCGTCAAAAAACCACTCAAAACCAAGCAAGCAGGGGTCAAGAAAGCCAAAAGGCTCAACCGGTAAAACGGGGCGAGGGTTTGGTGATAGCAAAAGGCCTGCCGGCAAGGCAAGACGTCCTGCAAAAGGTCGTGGCTCGTCGCGGTCTTAA
- a CDS encoding RNA-guided endonuclease InsQ/TnpB family protein, whose translation MKTFKLRLKDKHAKQLTAISSSVNFVWNYVNELSFKHLRRTGKFFSAYDLAEYTKGSGEYLGLHSQTIQAIGEIHAKSRKQFKKAKLRWRTNNPKSRRKSLGWIPFKKSAIKHLATRQSGKKALKSTIQLSLANHQKLIIELFDSYNLALYDLNTLKLVQDARGRWYACITVKNYPKLEHGTGQVGIDLGLKAAATTSNGDVLTTKQTQKWAKKLATAQRTKNKERVRTIHAKIKNTRKDLINKFTTKMVKENALIIVGDVKSKSFTSKKTNLAKSTYDAGWFELKRQLDYKCKHAGCRFEIVNESYTTQTCSSCRQIIDSSPKGRTGLRIREWTCECGVTQHRDINAARNILAVGLDRLAEGIPSL comes from the coding sequence ATGAAAACCTTTAAACTCCGACTTAAAGACAAACACGCCAAACAACTGACCGCGATAAGTAGTTCGGTCAATTTTGTTTGGAACTATGTCAATGAGTTGAGTTTTAAGCACCTAAGGCGAACTGGAAAGTTCTTTAGCGCTTACGATTTAGCCGAATATACCAAAGGCTCAGGTGAATATTTAGGATTGCATTCACAAACCATTCAAGCGATTGGTGAGATTCACGCCAAAAGCCGAAAGCAGTTTAAAAAAGCCAAGTTAAGATGGCGAACCAATAACCCTAAATCACGCCGCAAAAGCTTAGGTTGGATACCGTTTAAAAAGTCGGCGATTAAACACCTAGCCACACGCCAAAGCGGTAAAAAAGCCCTTAAATCGACTATTCAGTTGTCACTCGCAAACCATCAAAAGCTAATTATTGAGTTGTTTGATAGCTACAATTTGGCATTGTATGACCTAAACACCCTTAAGTTGGTTCAAGATGCAAGGGGTAGATGGTACGCTTGCATCACCGTTAAAAACTATCCAAAACTTGAACATGGTACAGGTCAAGTGGGTATTGATTTAGGCTTAAAAGCAGCTGCTACTACCTCAAATGGTGATGTTTTAACCACTAAACAAACTCAAAAATGGGCTAAGAAGCTTGCTACTGCTCAACGTACCAAAAACAAAGAGCGTGTTCGTACCATTCACGCTAAGATTAAAAATACCCGTAAAGACTTAATTAATAAATTCACCACTAAGATGGTTAAAGAAAATGCTTTAATCATAGTCGGTGACGTAAAATCAAAATCATTCACTTCCAAAAAAACTAATCTTGCCAAATCGACTTACGATGCAGGTTGGTTTGAACTAAAACGGCAATTGGACTACAAATGCAAGCATGCAGGTTGCCGTTTTGAGATTGTGAATGAAAGCTACACTACCCAAACCTGTTCAAGCTGTCGCCAAATCATTGACAGTAGTCCTAAAGGTAGAACAGGTTTGCGAATAAGAGAATGGACTTGTGAGTGCGGTGTCACTCAGCACCGCGATATCAACGCGGCAAGGAACATTCTTGCGGTCGGGCTTGACCGTCTTGCAGAAGGAATCCCCTCTCTTTAG
- a CDS encoding IS630 transposase-related protein: protein MTYSLDFRKQVLKSLANGMTFAEAAVFYDISPTTIQKWKKRLHSKTTRNVTARKITDEALRKDVEDYPDSYHYERAARLNCSASGICEALKRLGISKKKDLRTPKRLPDKKS from the coding sequence ATGACCTATTCCTTAGATTTTCGCAAACAAGTGCTTAAAAGCTTAGCTAACGGCATGACCTTTGCTGAAGCTGCCGTATTTTATGACATCAGCCCGACCACCATTCAAAAGTGGAAGAAGCGGCTTCACAGCAAAACTACTCGCAATGTCACGGCACGAAAGATAACTGATGAGGCATTGCGTAAAGACGTTGAAGACTATCCCGACAGCTATCATTACGAACGTGCTGCCCGCTTGAACTGCAGTGCCTCAGGGATTTGTGAGGCGTTAAAGCGCTTGGGAATCAGCAAAAAAAAAGACCTTAGAACACCCAAACGCTTGCCCGATAAAAAGAGCTGA
- a CDS encoding transposase — translation MDESGFEHETIRPYGYAPIGKPCIDSYNWQGKKRTNVIGALYQKVLFALEFIEKNVNWRDHPRFCVTDV, via the coding sequence ATGGACGAAAGTGGCTTTGAGCATGAAACGATAAGACCATACGGTTATGCACCAATAGGTAAACCTTGTATCGATAGCTACAACTGGCAAGGTAAAAAACGAACCAACGTCATTGGAGCGTTATACCAAAAGGTCTTGTTTGCGCTAGAATTCATTGAAAAGAACGTCAATTGGCGAGACCATCCCAGATTCTGTGTAACTGACGTTTAG
- a CDS encoding PaaI family thioesterase: MEKGIAVFQGRPKRHHYNPLGTVHGGWFCTLLDSAVGCAVHTLLPAGKTYTTLEIKVNMVRALTVATPLVRAEGKVIHAGRRTATAEGKIVGPDGKLYAHATTTCIILDV, from the coding sequence ATGGAAAAAGGTATTGCCGTTTTTCAAGGGCGTCCAAAGCGTCATCATTACAACCCATTGGGTACAGTCCACGGCGGCTGGTTCTGCACGCTTTTAGATTCCGCTGTTGGCTGCGCTGTCCATACCCTTTTGCCAGCAGGAAAAACCTACACAACTTTAGAGATAAAAGTAAATATGGTGCGAGCTTTGACAGTGGCAACACCTTTAGTACGGGCTGAAGGCAAAGTCATTCATGCTGGTCGGAGAACAGCGACTGCTGAAGGCAAAATTGTAGGGCCTGATGGCAAATTATATGCCCATGCCACCACAACCTGCATCATTCTTGATGTTTAG
- a CDS encoding arsenic transporter, translated as MLALAIFIVTLTLVIWQPKGLGIGWSAMGGAVVALLLGVVQLSDVAIVWNIVWDATFTFVALIIISLILDEAGFFGWAALHVARLGNGQGRRLFPMIVILGAFIAAFFANDGAALLLTPIVIAILLRLDFAPKSALAFIIATGFIADTASLPLVTSNLVNIVSANYFDIGFGRYAAVMVPVNIVSVIATLLVLWLVYARHIPKHYSMDSLSSPQSAIKDPLVFRAAFPVLALLLIAYFATESLGLVISLVTSIAALVLIAIAGRWWQGGRGTKLSVIHVLRKAPWQIVLFSIGMYLVVYGLGNAGLTAYGAQILNWLGQQGNVIATVGTGFLSAIVASVMNNMPSTLIGALAIDSAQVPAATRELMIYSNIIGNDLGPKFTPIGSLATLLWLHVLAEKDYKISWGQYMKIGLFITPPVLLVTLLALVFWLPMLPSI; from the coding sequence ATGCTCGCATTAGCGATTTTTATTGTCACTTTGACTTTAGTCATATGGCAGCCAAAAGGACTGGGTATCGGTTGGAGTGCAATGGGCGGCGCAGTAGTTGCCCTGCTTCTAGGGGTGGTGCAATTATCAGATGTGGCTATCGTCTGGAATATCGTCTGGGATGCCACCTTTACCTTTGTCGCGCTTATCATCATCTCATTGATATTAGATGAGGCTGGATTTTTTGGCTGGGCAGCATTGCATGTTGCAAGATTAGGTAATGGTCAAGGTCGGCGACTGTTTCCCATGATTGTTATTTTAGGCGCATTCATTGCTGCCTTTTTTGCTAATGATGGGGCGGCGTTATTGCTCACCCCTATTGTCATTGCCATTTTGTTGCGCCTTGATTTTGCACCCAAATCAGCTTTAGCCTTTATCATCGCTACTGGCTTTATTGCCGATACCGCAAGTCTGCCATTAGTAACGTCTAATCTAGTCAACATCGTTAGCGCTAATTATTTTGATATTGGTTTTGGTCGCTATGCGGCAGTCATGGTGCCAGTGAATATCGTATCTGTTATCGCAACGCTACTGGTATTATGGCTTGTCTATGCGCGACATATCCCGAAGCATTATTCAATGGATAGTCTAAGCTCACCGCAATCCGCTATCAAAGACCCTTTGGTTTTTCGAGCGGCCTTCCCAGTATTGGCCTTATTACTCATCGCTTATTTTGCCACTGAGTCATTGGGACTAGTGATTTCGTTGGTGACTAGTATCGCAGCACTAGTGCTAATAGCAATCGCAGGCCGCTGGTGGCAAGGTGGTCGTGGTACCAAGCTTTCCGTGATCCATGTCCTACGCAAAGCGCCATGGCAAATCGTGTTGTTTTCAATCGGTATGTATTTAGTGGTTTATGGCTTGGGTAACGCAGGACTCACGGCATATGGCGCGCAAATACTAAACTGGTTAGGACAGCAAGGTAACGTCATTGCGACGGTCGGAACAGGCTTTCTATCAGCTATCGTCGCCTCAGTCATGAATAATATGCCGTCAACGCTTATAGGAGCACTGGCGATTGATAGCGCCCAAGTTCCCGCTGCAACGCGCGAGTTGATGATTTATTCCAATATTATTGGTAATGATTTAGGGCCAAAATTCACCCCAATTGGAAGTTTAGCAACATTATTATGGTTACATGTACTGGCGGAAAAGGATTATAAAATCAGCTGGGGTCAGTATATGAAGATTGGCTTATTCATAACACCGCCAGTACTACTCGTAACGCTTTTAGCTTTAGTATTTTGGTTGCCTATGTTACCCAGTATTTAA
- the arsH gene encoding arsenical resistance protein ArsH: MVQSTKDNSLDPFVDLTDLPNIDAVELQPIDIDALIGANDPRHPPRILVLYGSLRERSFSKLASEEASRILRWYGCEVRTFDPTGLPLPDSTDANHPKVQELRELAAWSDGMLWVSPERHGSITSIMKAQIDWIPLSLGGVRPTQGKTLAVMQVSGGSQSFNTVNQLRILGRWMRMITIPNQSSVPKAFLEFDDNNRMLNSPLYQRIVDVCEELVKFTWLTRGRSTYLTDRYSERVESREEVSQRVNQKSL; encoded by the coding sequence ATCGTCCAATCTACTAAAGACAACAGTCTAGATCCCTTTGTCGATTTAACTGACTTACCAAATATAGATGCGGTAGAGCTGCAACCGATTGATATTGATGCTCTGATTGGTGCAAATGATCCCCGTCATCCACCAAGAATATTGGTGCTATACGGCTCTTTACGTGAACGCTCGTTCTCTAAATTAGCAAGTGAAGAGGCCAGTCGGATATTGCGCTGGTATGGTTGCGAGGTGCGTACTTTTGACCCCACAGGTTTACCGTTGCCTGATAGTACTGATGCTAATCATCCGAAAGTACAAGAGTTGCGTGAGCTAGCCGCATGGTCAGACGGCATGCTATGGGTAAGTCCTGAGCGTCATGGCAGTATCACCAGTATCATGAAAGCGCAGATTGATTGGATTCCACTGTCATTAGGTGGCGTTCGACCGACTCAAGGTAAGACGCTTGCAGTGATGCAGGTCAGTGGCGGCAGTCAGAGCTTTAATACCGTCAATCAGCTGCGTATCTTGGGGCGCTGGATGCGTATGATTACCATACCCAATCAGTCGTCTGTTCCGAAAGCTTTTTTAGAGTTTGATGACAATAATCGTATGCTTAATTCGCCTTTATATCAGCGTATCGTTGATGTGTGTGAGGAATTAGTGAAGTTTACGTGGCTCACACGTGGTCGCTCCACTTATCTAACCGATCGTTATTCTGAGCGCGTAGAGAGTCGCGAGGAAGTATCACAGCGTGTAAATCAAAAATCACTCTAA
- a CDS encoding ArsR/SmtB family transcription factor, giving the protein MEIINATASFAALSQETRLKAFRLLVSHEPDGLPAGEIARNLGVPHNTMSAHLAVLARAGWVSSQRQSRQIIYRASLTHVEDVIQFLLKDCCAGHPELCGSLLDSLSACDINPSDKPNS; this is encoded by the coding sequence ATGGAAATAATAAATGCTACTGCCAGCTTTGCTGCGCTCTCTCAAGAAACTCGATTAAAAGCTTTTAGACTTTTGGTTAGTCATGAGCCTGATGGTCTGCCTGCTGGTGAAATCGCTCGCAATCTTGGTGTGCCACATAATACGATGTCGGCTCATTTAGCCGTGCTTGCCCGGGCAGGATGGGTAAGCTCACAACGACAAAGCCGCCAGATTATTTATCGTGCGTCTCTTACGCATGTCGAAGATGTCATTCAATTCTTGTTAAAAGACTGCTGTGCAGGTCACCCAGAGTTATGTGGCTCTCTTTTGGACAGCTTGAGTGCCTGTGATATCAACCCATCCGACAAACCCAACAGCTAA
- a CDS encoding transposase, with protein sequence MTFRLNTYTKFRKVSNWRVIYDWCKYKLIPSLKTKCVIVMDNASFHKNRRIAKLLNRHGHRILWLPPYSPDLNPIENKWAQVKFLRQGWIENDLSKLFYDIHPNHNSFKVN encoded by the coding sequence CTGACGTTTAGATTAAATACTTACACAAAATTTAGGAAGGTCTCCAATTGGCGAGTGATTTATGATTGGTGCAAGTACAAACTGATTCCAAGCCTTAAGACCAAATGCGTGATTGTGATGGACAATGCGTCCTTTCATAAAAACCGTCGCATTGCCAAACTGCTCAACCGTCATGGTCATCGCATCTTATGGCTACCACCTTACAGTCCTGACCTAAACCCTATCGAGAATAAATGGGCTCAGGTAAAATTCTTAAGACAAGGTTGGATAGAAAATGACTTATCAAAACTGTTTTATGATATTCATCCAAACCATAACTCTTTTAAAGTGAACTGA
- a CDS encoding hemagglutinin repeat-containing protein → MLDRLKLDPTLTQKRLGDGYYEQQYVRDQIMMLTGRYYLGNYRDQDAQFQGLMDSGLIAAQTLSLRPGIALTAEQVARLTTDIVWLVQQNITLADGSIQRVLVPKVYTRQAVGQIDGTGNLIAADRIDLQLSGNLGNQGNIVGHQQVKISANNLTNENGGLIKGNFVQISTQNDLNNLSSALHAGSAMQLNVGGNFNHQSLTYSTESVKGASNGSRTGMAQIASIYVGDGLKGQSDTDGNPLTTFAASVGGNTTFSGAQLTNQGGRSVIDSKGDINLNAVNVGYQSNSIGDTNNYYKQGEARDVGSNLTGSSDIIVKAGNNVTGTATQISSDLGAVGIKAGNNINFTEGRHTQNLSTASKTVDKGVFSKKTTQNSFEHQSDNAIASNIEGNTVALQAGNNISLTGTNAISDRGTSLTAGSNIDILAAKNTSSESAFNQTKKSGLFGTDGGIGFTLGRQQTDNSNAQTTLTHSASNIAALDGNVIINAGGSYQQTGSNLIAAMGADSDNVMSDPNRGNTVIRAKSINIDNALDIYTNQNQSQSKQSGLTVSVSNSLIDNAQSISSLIDAAKNTESVRMKGLAAVSSLLKVQAIAKQTGDAINGISTLGNTRIQATLGSQNSQSNSSSYSEVNQASTITTGNLALIATGAGTGSNININGSNLNVTSDALFQADNDFNVNGVAQRSSTRSDNKSSSAAIGGYASTGNGVGITANASRGKGYANSDSVTYANTQVNVGGTSTFDIGRDLNIKGGVFNTGSAQGQIRGDVNIESLQDTYSYDSNQKNIGFSADIDLKGKGSSLSVNGSKTNINADHKAVGQQSGLFTKDGGIDLTVEGKTTLIGGAITTTKAAQQAGRNNYTSLGGITTQDIENTSRYKGDALSVGLSLGNTTGKPQANMNGLGYGTDSDNQTSITRSGITGTAGNSGITTDNRAEYAGILENNFDVQRVNEELAAQTQITREFGKEAPKAVAEFSQNRINAIKADPSLSVNEKLVAIAKWDEGGIYRVAAHTALGALGTGSLEGALTTGGVAAAAPTLDKVQEKIAESLIASGMSEDIANGTASGVISLTLLGAGSVAGLDTSSTVTAVNVDANNRQLHPQEADLIKILALEYARKHGISIEEAEKRLTRGALYNIDAGWKDSIDTYIDDKEIESYQEAFNYINQVKPSDLNAYDWADIVSSL, encoded by the coding sequence ATGCTAGATCGGCTTAAACTTGATCCTACCCTCACTCAAAAGCGCCTAGGCGATGGCTATTATGAGCAGCAGTACGTCCGTGACCAAATCATGATGCTCACCGGTCGCTACTATCTAGGAAACTATCGCGATCAGGACGCCCAATTTCAAGGATTGATGGACTCAGGACTTATTGCCGCGCAGACCCTGAGCCTCCGCCCTGGCATTGCCTTAACCGCTGAACAAGTTGCAAGGCTGACCACAGATATCGTCTGGCTGGTACAACAAAATATCACCTTAGCTGATGGCAGTATCCAGCGCGTGTTAGTCCCTAAAGTCTACACCCGTCAAGCGGTAGGTCAAATTGATGGCACCGGCAACTTAATTGCTGCAGACCGTATTGACTTGCAGCTGTCAGGAAATCTTGGCAACCAAGGCAATATCGTCGGTCATCAACAGGTTAAAATCAGTGCCAACAACCTCACCAATGAAAATGGCGGTCTTATCAAAGGCAACTTTGTTCAAATCAGCACTCAAAACGATTTGAATAACTTAAGCTCAGCTTTACATGCTGGCAGCGCCATGCAGCTTAACGTTGGCGGCAACTTTAACCACCAAAGCCTCACCTATAGCACCGAATCGGTTAAAGGCGCCAGCAATGGCTCACGTACGGGCATGGCTCAAATTGCCAGTATTTATGTTGGCGATGGCCTAAAGGGTCAATCAGATACTGACGGCAACCCATTGACGACTTTCGCCGCAAGCGTTGGCGGCAACACCACCTTTAGCGGCGCTCAATTGACCAACCAAGGCGGCCGCAGCGTGATTGACAGCAAAGGGGACATCAATCTTAATGCCGTCAATGTGGGCTATCAAAGCAATAGTATTGGGGATACCAACAATTACTATAAGCAAGGCGAAGCCCGTGATGTTGGCAGCAACCTTACGGGTAGCAGTGACATCATCGTTAAAGCGGGTAATAATGTCACCGGCACAGCCACTCAAATCAGCAGTGATTTAGGCGCGGTTGGCATTAAAGCTGGCAACAATATTAACTTTACTGAGGGTCGTCACACTCAAAACCTAAGCACGGCGAGCAAAACCGTAGACAAAGGGGTCTTTAGTAAAAAGACCACCCAAAATAGCTTTGAGCATCAAAGTGACAACGCCATTGCTAGCAATATAGAAGGCAATACCGTTGCCCTCCAAGCGGGTAACAATATCAGCTTAACTGGCACCAACGCCATCAGTGATCGCGGCACCAGCCTCACCGCAGGCAGCAACATTGACATTTTAGCGGCAAAGAACACCTCAAGCGAAAGCGCGTTTAATCAAACCAAAAAATCAGGACTGTTTGGGACTGACGGCGGCATAGGCTTTACCCTCGGCCGCCAGCAAACAGATAACAGCAACGCCCAAACCACGCTTACCCATAGCGCAAGCAACATCGCTGCTCTTGACGGCAACGTCATCATCAATGCAGGCGGCAGCTATCAGCAGACGGGAAGCAACCTGATTGCGGCAATGGGCGCTGACAGCGATAACGTGATGAGCGACCCCAATCGCGGCAACACCGTCATTCGTGCCAAGAGTATTAACATCGATAACGCCTTAGATATCTATACCAACCAAAACCAAAGCCAATCTAAACAAAGCGGTTTGACTGTCTCAGTTTCAAACAGCCTAATAGACAACGCTCAAAGCATCAGCAGCCTTATTGATGCGGCAAAAAACACCGAAAGCGTTCGCATGAAAGGCTTGGCTGCAGTCAGTAGTCTACTTAAAGTTCAAGCCATCGCTAAGCAAACTGGCGATGCGATTAATGGAATATCAACGCTCGGCAACACCCGAATTCAAGCGACCCTTGGCAGCCAAAACAGTCAATCAAATAGCTCAAGCTATAGTGAGGTCAACCAAGCCTCAACCATCACCACGGGCAACCTTGCGCTGATTGCCACAGGCGCAGGTACAGGCAGTAATATCAACATCAATGGCAGCAATCTAAACGTCACAAGCGACGCCCTCTTCCAAGCGGACAATGATTTCAACGTTAACGGGGTTGCGCAACGCAGCAGCACTCGAAGTGATAACAAAAGTTCAAGTGCCGCGATTGGCGGCTATGCGTCTACAGGAAACGGTGTCGGCATCACTGCAAACGCCAGCCGCGGCAAAGGTTATGCCAACAGCGACTCCGTGACTTATGCCAACACTCAAGTCAACGTTGGCGGCACCAGCACCTTTGACATTGGTCGTGACCTCAACATTAAAGGCGGCGTATTCAACACCGGTAGTGCCCAAGGCCAAATCCGTGGCGACGTCAACATCGAATCGCTACAAGATACCTACTCCTATGACAGCAATCAAAAAAACATAGGATTCTCGGCTGACATTGATCTAAAAGGCAAAGGATCAAGCCTCTCCGTTAATGGTAGCAAAACCAATATCAACGCCGACCATAAAGCGGTGGGTCAGCAATCTGGCCTCTTTACCAAAGATGGCGGTATTGATCTGACTGTTGAGGGTAAAACCACGCTCATAGGCGGTGCAATTACCACCACCAAAGCGGCACAACAGGCTGGACGTAATAACTACACCAGCCTTGGTGGTATTACCACCCAAGACATTGAGAACACCAGCCGCTATAAAGGCGATGCCCTCTCAGTTGGTCTCAGTCTAGGCAACACCACGGGCAAACCGCAAGCCAACATGAATGGTTTGGGCTACGGCACGGATAGTGACAATCAAACCAGTATCACCCGTTCAGGTATCACAGGGACTGCGGGAAATAGCGGTATCACGACTGATAACCGTGCTGAGTATGCAGGCATCCTTGAGAATAACTTTGATGTTCAAAGGGTCAATGAGGAGCTGGCAGCGCAGACGCAGATTACCAGAGAGTTTGGCAAAGAAGCGCCGAAGGCAGTGGCTGAGTTCTCACAAAACCGCATTAATGCTATCAAAGCCGATCCTAGTTTGAGTGTTAATGAAAAGTTAGTAGCGATTGCTAAATGGGATGAAGGCGGTATTTATCGCGTTGCAGCTCATACGGCACTTGGTGCGTTGGGAACGGGCAGTTTAGAGGGTGCACTCACGACAGGTGGCGTTGCAGCAGCTGCGCCAACGCTCGATAAGGTGCAAGAAAAAATAGCAGAATCATTGATTGCAAGCGGTATGAGTGAAGATATCGCTAATGGCACAGCAAGTGGCGTCATTAGTCTAACATTACTAGGCGCAGGCAGTGTCGCTGGACTTGATACGTCAAGTACGGTGACTGCTGTCAATGTTGATGCGAATAATCGGCAACTGCATCCGCAAGAAGCTGATTTGATTAAAATTCTTGCTTTAGAATATGCTCGAAAACACGGAATAAGTATTGAAGAAGCGGAAAAGCGCTTAACCAGAGGGGCATTGTATAATATAGATGCAGGATGGAAGGACAGTATTGATACGTATATTGATGATAAAGAGATAGAAAGTTACCAAGAAGCGTTCAACTATATAAATCAAGTTAAGCCATCTGATTTAAATGCATATGATTGGGCTGATATAGTCAGTTCACTTTAA